The Triticum aestivum cultivar Chinese Spring unplaced genomic scaffold, IWGSC CS RefSeq v2.1 scaffold106732, whole genome shotgun sequence genome includes the window GAATGAAAAATCTGTCGATAGTTATCCAATGTACCTATAAATAAAAATGATAACAACTATTTTAGTGCTTAATtaatcatcttcatcttcttcttcctgagTGGCATGTTGTTGGAGATTACTCCACAACTGTCGAGCGATGCTTGCACGTACTCTTTCACCGGCAACTCGATCATCTTCTTGTAAGTTTGCTTGCCCTCGAACTTCTTGGTCACCGGTGTCAACATCTCCTTGTGTTCCCTCTTGTTCATAAAGCTCAAACAACTCATCATTCCTATCAACCTTCCttatgaagttatggatgatgcaACAAGCCATAACAATTTGGACCTGTTTTTTGTAAGGATAAGGGATTCCTCCATTCCTTGTTAATATTGGAAATCGAGCTTTTAGAACGCCAAAAGTATGTTCTACAACATTCCGTAGTTGTGCGTGACGATGATTGAACAAATCTTTCTCAATACTATATCGACGTTTAGTTCCACGAAAAGAACCAATGTGATAGCGATCTCCATGATAGGGGGCAATAAATCTTGGAGTATTTGCATAGCCCGAGTCCACGAGATAAAACTTACCTGCATGTAAAGTTTGATATCACTCTCAAATTTCCTATTATATCATTACATGTTTGATACAATGAGACAAACTTTACTTGCATGTAAATTcatgtattttttatttttatcttctaGGACAACAAACCCACCATCAGTAACAGCCCACCTTAATACGGCTTGATCCGATGCGGAACCTTCCCATCCAGCAGCCACATATGAAAATGTCATGTCAAATGACACTACTGCCATTACATTTTGAGAGGGATAACCATGCCTATTTCTGTAAGGAGTTTGTTTATCAAGCTTGATTTTTGCATTAATATGTGTCCCATCAATTGCTCCCATACAGTTCTGTTGAGGAAAATTCAGAATTAGAATTGGAGATTTCAACTTTGCTGCAAGTAATATCCGAAAGGAACATGTTCTTGAGATAGAATATATACCTTGAAGTATGGGTAAAACCTTGAGTCGCCCAATATTTCGTTGGGAACTTCATTGGGCGGATCTATTATGTAAACATCACGTAAGCCATTAATGGCTTTTAATACTCTCTTGAAATGCCGACTTATTGTTTCTCCTGAATGTTGAAATCTATCCTGGATAACACGGTTCCTAACATTGTGACCAATTGTATGTAGAAATATGACTAGTTGTTCATTGACGTCCATCCGTTTTGTATCCGTAAGTAAATTCCTCTCGCACAATGCATCTCGCAATAAGTAGAAGGTGTGCTTATCAACACGAAGTTGTTCATAAAATCTAACTGGATGTCCTTCCAACCACTCTCTAGTCTTTTGCGCACCAGTTAATTTAGAGGTATTACGTGGTGTTTTGAATAGCCTTCCGAACAGCACATGTTGCAAAAGTGACATTGCAGTAAGGTCATTAATAATCATTTGCTCAGAATCAGAATAGTCTCCATCTGCCATATCTTccatggtttccctgcaaaattTCATGTAGCAACTTCGGTTAACTGTCGGAATTTCTACAATGCTATTGTTCTAGAGCTGATAAATTTTCAGTTAAATGGTAGGACAAGAATCATTGAATGAGTGATAGGAGAACATTGAATGATTTCGGTGACAAATTTTACTCGCTAGGTTGATGATAAAACATGGAGATATGTACTGACGCAAAGAGCAACATTGCATCATTGCTGTTTGAACCAATGAACCAAAAGGAAAGGTATGCCATCAACTTCCCTCACTTATATCTTAAGCTTATGTATTtgtagaacacacacacacacaaatataaaTCCAAGTTCTGAAGAGGGATTTATATATGAGACCATATATAACTAGTAGCACGAACCAAATAAATATATAAATTTGCATATTGATTGTTTGAACACAAAATTACAGAAGGAATTTATGGAAATTGCAAATACAACCTAATCAGAAAACTAAACAGTACGCTACAACAGGTAAAAAACTACGCATTTTCAACCCAGAGAGACCGAGTCTCTTCATCCATCTCAATGAAAATAGCCCTTTTATCAACATGTTCAAATGCTTGTGCAGCTTTCAATTTTTTGTTTGGTTCAACATCAG containing:
- the LOC123176655 gene encoding uncharacterized protein, whose product is MKFCRETMEDMADGDYSDSEQMIINDLTAMSLLQHVLFGRLFKTPRNTSKLTGAQKTREWLEGHPVRFYEQLRVDKHTFYLLRDALCERNLLTDTKRMDVNEQLVIFLHTIGHNVRNRVIQDRFQHSGETISRHFKRVLKAINGLRDVYIIDPPNEVPNEILGDSRFYPYFKNCMGAIDGTHINAKIKLDKQTPYRNRHGYPSQNVMAVVSFDMTFSYVAAGWEGSASDQAVLR